The Streptomyces seoulensis genome contains a region encoding:
- a CDS encoding MFS transporter, translated as MTGTSTLLPVRTGSERRPGRWLALAVLVLAVLLVAVDATVLGLATPYISEDLHPSGTQLLWIGDVYSFVIAGLLVSMGSLGDRIGRKRVLLCGAAAFGAISVLNAYASTPGLMILARALLGVAGATLMPATLALIRNLFHDPRERSLAIGVWGATASAGTAVGPIVGGLLLEHFWWGSVFLINLPVMAVLVLVGIRTLPESRDPAPGPWDLVSVLLSLVGMLAVVYAVKEAATHGFGPLTLATGLLGATALYGFVRRQLTLPTPLLDMRLFRNRGFSGAVLADLLTVLGMSGLVFFLSQFLQLVQGRPPFEAGLAELPAAVGAVAAGLVAGHAARRFSVRAVVSGGLAAIGVALAVLTTLDRATGYPLLGAALLIVGVGAGFSFTVTSDVILSSVDRNRAGAASAVSETAYELGAALGIALLGSIVTAAYRGFTGPAGTPEAAHESLGAAVEASAGLPAPTSEALLGAARESFVHGLHLASGAGAAVLLATSAAAWFLLKDQRLDRGF; from the coding sequence ATGACCGGCACCAGCACCCTGCTACCCGTACGGACCGGGAGCGAGCGGCGTCCGGGCCGCTGGCTGGCGCTGGCGGTACTGGTCCTCGCCGTGCTGCTGGTCGCCGTCGACGCCACCGTCCTCGGCCTCGCCACCCCCTACATCAGCGAGGACCTGCACCCCTCCGGCACCCAACTGCTGTGGATCGGTGACGTCTACTCCTTCGTCATCGCCGGTCTGCTCGTCTCGATGGGCAGCCTCGGCGACCGCATCGGCCGCAAGCGCGTCCTGCTGTGCGGCGCGGCCGCCTTCGGCGCGATCTCGGTGCTGAACGCGTACGCGAGCACGCCCGGCCTGATGATCCTGGCGCGGGCCCTGCTCGGCGTCGCGGGCGCCACCCTGATGCCCGCGACCCTCGCCCTGATCCGCAACCTCTTCCACGACCCGCGCGAGCGCAGCCTCGCCATCGGCGTCTGGGGCGCCACCGCCTCCGCCGGCACCGCCGTCGGCCCGATCGTGGGCGGCCTCCTGCTGGAGCACTTCTGGTGGGGCTCGGTGTTCCTGATCAACCTGCCGGTGATGGCGGTCCTGGTCCTGGTCGGCATCCGCACCCTGCCCGAGTCCCGCGACCCGGCCCCCGGCCCCTGGGACCTGGTGAGCGTGCTGCTGTCCCTGGTCGGCATGCTCGCCGTGGTCTACGCGGTCAAGGAGGCCGCCACCCACGGCTTCGGCCCGCTCACCCTGGCCACGGGCCTGCTGGGCGCGACCGCGCTGTACGGCTTCGTCCGCCGCCAGCTCACCCTGCCCACCCCGCTGCTCGACATGCGGCTGTTCCGGAACCGGGGCTTCAGCGGGGCGGTGCTCGCCGATCTGCTCACCGTGCTCGGGATGTCGGGGCTGGTGTTCTTCCTGTCCCAGTTCCTGCAACTGGTCCAGGGGCGGCCGCCCTTCGAGGCGGGCCTGGCCGAACTGCCCGCCGCCGTGGGCGCGGTGGCGGCCGGGCTGGTCGCGGGCCACGCGGCACGCCGCTTCTCGGTGCGCGCGGTGGTCTCCGGCGGCCTCGCCGCGATCGGCGTGGCCCTCGCCGTCCTCACCACACTCGACCGGGCCACCGGGTATCCGCTGCTCGGCGCCGCCCTGCTGATCGTCGGAGTCGGCGCGGGCTTCTCCTTCACCGTCACCTCGGACGTGATCCTCTCCAGCGTGGACAGGAACCGCGCGGGCGCCGCCTCGGCGGTCTCCGAGACGGCCTACGAACTGGGCGCCGCCCTGGGGATCGCCCTGCTGGGCTCGATCGTCACGGCCGCCTACCGCGGCTTCACCGGCCCGGCGGGCACCCCGGAAGCGGCCCACGAGTCGCTGGGCGCGGCGGTGGAGGCGTCGGCGGGCCTGCCCGCCCCGACCTCCGAAGCGCTCCTGGGCGCGGCCAGGGAGTCGTTCGTGCACGGGCTGCATCTGGCGTCGGGAGCGGGAGCGGCGGTACTGCTGGCGACGTCGGCGGCGGCGTGGTTCCTGCTGAAGGACCAACGGCTGGACAGGGGTTTCTAG
- a CDS encoding TetR/AcrR family transcriptional regulator yields the protein MALDRDHVLRSAAALLTRKSTATMDEVARAAGISRATLHRHFAGRDALVRALEALGIAECEAALDRARLDEGPTAEAVRRLVREIQPAAGLLAFLYGENQLWEGEGQNTGWLGLDTRISALFQRGQRDGELRIDLTPGWLTEAFYGLITSCAWAAVDGRVASRDFPTMVAELLLGGALRRAES from the coding sequence ATGGCTCTCGACCGTGACCACGTGCTGCGCAGCGCCGCCGCCCTGCTGACCCGCAAGTCCACCGCGACCATGGACGAGGTCGCCCGAGCCGCCGGGATCAGCCGCGCCACCCTCCACCGCCACTTCGCCGGCCGTGACGCGCTGGTCCGCGCGCTGGAGGCGCTCGGCATCGCCGAGTGCGAGGCGGCGCTCGACCGCGCCCGGCTGGACGAGGGCCCCACCGCCGAGGCGGTCCGCCGACTGGTCCGCGAGATCCAGCCCGCCGCCGGACTGCTCGCCTTCCTCTACGGCGAGAACCAGCTCTGGGAGGGCGAAGGGCAGAACACCGGCTGGCTGGGTCTGGACACCCGGATCAGCGCCCTCTTCCAGCGCGGCCAGCGCGACGGCGAACTCCGTATCGACCTCACCCCCGGCTGGCTCACCGAAGCCTTCTACGGGCTGATCACCTCGTGCGCCTGGGCCGCGGTGGACGGCCGCGTGGCCTCCCGCGACTTCCCGACGATGGTCGCCGAACTGCTGCTCGGCGGCGCGCTGCGCCGGGCGGAGTCATGA
- the argH gene encoding argininosuccinate lyase yields the protein MSSNSGDVRLWGGRFADGPAEALAKLSASVHFDWRLAPYDIAGSRAHARVLHTAGLLTEDELTRMLAGLDRLEADVASGEFTGTIADEDVHTALERGLLERLGPDLGGKLRAGRSRNDQVATLFRMYLRDHARIVGALIADLQDALVGLAEAHPDVAMPGRTHLQHAQPVLFAHHVLAHVQSLGRDAERLRQWDERTAVSPYGSGALAGSSLGLDPEAVARDLGFERGSVGNSIDGTASRDFVAEFAFITAMIGIDLSRIAEEIIIWNTKEFSFVTLHDAFSTGSSIMPQKKNPDIAELARGKSGRLIGNLTGLLATLKALPLAYNRDLQEDKEPVFDSCDQLEVLLPAFTGMIATLTVNRERMEELAPAGFSLATDIAEWLVRQGVPFRVAHEVAGECVKVAEADGKELDELTDEQFAKISAHLTPEVRTVLNVQGALASRNGRGGTAPGAVAVQLAEVKADLAEQHAWVDAKQN from the coding sequence GTGAGCAGCAACAGCGGTGACGTACGGCTCTGGGGCGGCCGTTTCGCCGACGGTCCCGCCGAGGCCCTGGCGAAGCTGTCCGCGTCCGTCCACTTCGACTGGCGGCTCGCCCCCTACGACATCGCCGGCTCCCGCGCCCACGCGCGCGTGCTGCACACCGCGGGCCTCCTCACCGAGGACGAGCTGACCCGGATGCTCGCGGGGCTCGACCGGCTCGAAGCCGACGTGGCCTCGGGCGAGTTCACCGGCACCATCGCCGACGAGGACGTCCACACCGCCCTGGAGCGCGGCCTGCTGGAGCGGCTCGGCCCCGACCTCGGCGGCAAGCTCCGCGCCGGACGCTCGCGCAACGACCAGGTCGCCACCCTCTTCCGGATGTACCTGCGCGACCACGCCCGGATCGTCGGCGCCCTGATCGCGGACCTCCAGGACGCCCTGGTCGGCCTCGCCGAGGCCCACCCGGACGTGGCCATGCCCGGCCGCACCCATCTCCAGCACGCCCAGCCGGTGCTCTTCGCCCACCATGTGCTGGCCCACGTCCAGTCCCTCGGGCGGGACGCCGAGCGGCTGCGCCAGTGGGACGAGCGCACGGCCGTGTCCCCGTACGGGTCGGGCGCGCTCGCCGGCTCCTCCCTCGGACTGGACCCCGAGGCGGTCGCCCGCGACCTCGGCTTCGAGCGCGGCAGCGTCGGCAACTCCATCGACGGCACGGCCTCGCGGGACTTCGTCGCGGAGTTCGCCTTCATCACCGCGATGATCGGCATCGACCTCTCCCGGATCGCCGAGGAGATCATCATCTGGAACACGAAGGAGTTCTCCTTCGTCACCCTCCACGACGCCTTCTCCACCGGCTCCTCGATCATGCCGCAGAAGAAGAACCCGGACATCGCGGAGCTGGCGCGCGGCAAGTCCGGCCGGCTGATCGGCAACCTGACGGGCCTGCTGGCGACGCTGAAGGCGCTGCCGCTGGCCTACAACCGCGACCTCCAGGAGGACAAGGAGCCGGTCTTCGACTCCTGCGACCAACTGGAGGTCCTGCTCCCCGCCTTCACCGGCATGATCGCCACCCTCACCGTCAACCGCGAGCGCATGGAGGAGCTGGCCCCGGCCGGGTTCTCCCTCGCCACCGACATCGCCGAGTGGCTGGTCCGGCAGGGCGTGCCGTTCCGCGTCGCGCACGAGGTCGCGGGGGAGTGCGTCAAGGTCGCCGAGGCCGACGGCAAGGAACTGGACGAGCTCACGGACGAGCAGTTCGCCAAGATCTCCGCCCACCTCACCCCGGAGGTGCGTACCGTCCTGAACGTCCAGGGAGCGCTGGCCTCCCGGAACGGCCGGGGCGGCACGGCGCCGGGCGCGGTGGCGGTGCAACTGGCGGAGGTCAAGGCCGACCTCGCGGAACAGCACGCCTGGGTCGACGCCAAGCAGAACTGA
- a CDS encoding aldo/keto reductase translates to MPFARLSSATTPTSHLGLGLAAVGRPGYINLGRDRDLGEDRSAEALRARTHELLDAAYAQGVRYFDAARSYGRSEEFLADWLKARPEADDVVVGSKWGYTYTADWSAEADRHEVKDHSLATYDRQRAETAELLGDRLDLYQIHSLTPDSPALTDRELHRRLAEAAAGGLTVGFSTSGPAQADTIRAALEIIVDGAPLFRTVQSTYNALETSAGPALAEAHDAGLTVIVKEGMANGRLAPEHAPEALREIAGETGLGCDAVALALILCRPWAGVVLSGAATVPQLGSNLHAAAVDLTDDQRARLDALAEDPHTYWARRGELPWH, encoded by the coding sequence ATGCCCTTCGCCCGCCTGTCCTCCGCGACCACCCCGACCAGCCACCTCGGCCTGGGGCTCGCCGCGGTCGGCCGCCCCGGCTACATCAACCTGGGCCGGGACCGCGACCTCGGGGAGGACCGCAGCGCCGAGGCGTTGCGCGCCCGCACCCATGAGCTGCTCGACGCCGCCTACGCCCAGGGTGTGCGCTACTTCGACGCCGCCCGCTCCTACGGCCGCAGCGAGGAGTTCCTCGCGGACTGGCTGAAGGCCCGCCCGGAGGCCGACGACGTGGTGGTCGGCAGCAAGTGGGGCTACACCTACACCGCCGACTGGTCCGCCGAGGCCGACCGGCACGAGGTCAAGGACCACAGCCTGGCCACGTACGACCGGCAGCGCGCCGAGACGGCCGAGCTGCTCGGGGACCGGCTGGACCTCTACCAGATCCACTCCCTCACCCCCGACAGCCCCGCCCTCACCGACCGCGAGCTGCATCGAAGGCTCGCCGAAGCGGCAGCGGGCGGCCTCACCGTCGGCTTCTCCACCAGCGGCCCCGCCCAGGCCGACACCATCCGGGCCGCCCTGGAGATCATCGTTGACGGCGCGCCCCTCTTCCGCACCGTGCAGTCCACGTACAACGCGCTGGAGACCTCGGCCGGTCCCGCGCTGGCGGAGGCGCACGACGCCGGGCTCACGGTGATCGTCAAGGAGGGCATGGCCAACGGCCGCCTCGCTCCGGAGCACGCGCCCGAGGCTCTGCGGGAGATCGCCGGGGAGACCGGCCTCGGCTGCGACGCCGTCGCCCTCGCGCTGATCCTCTGCCGTCCCTGGGCCGGTGTCGTCCTCTCCGGCGCCGCGACCGTCCCCCAGCTCGGCTCCAACCTCCACGCCGCCGCCGTCGACCTCACCGACGACCAGCGGGCCCGCCTCGACGCCCTCGCCGAGGACCCGCACACCTACTGGGCACGACGCGGCGAGCTGCCCTGGCACTGA
- a CDS encoding lysophospholipid acyltransferase family protein: MRLMFRPQVEGLERIPGEGPVILAGNHLTFIDSIVLPVVSKRQVQFIGKDEYVTGKGIKGRAMAWFFTGVGMIPVDRDGANGGVAALMTGRRVLEEGRVFGIYPEGTRSPDGRLYRGRTGIARLTLMTGAPVVPFAMIGTDKLQPGGKGFPRPGKVTVRFGEPMEFSRYEGMDRDRYVLRAVTDSVMAEVMRLSGQEYVDMYATKAKAA; this comes from the coding sequence ATGCGCCTGATGTTCCGCCCCCAGGTGGAGGGCCTTGAGCGCATTCCGGGCGAGGGTCCGGTGATCCTGGCGGGCAACCACCTCACGTTCATCGACTCGATCGTGCTCCCGGTGGTCTCCAAGCGGCAGGTGCAGTTCATCGGCAAGGACGAGTACGTCACCGGCAAGGGGATCAAGGGCCGCGCCATGGCCTGGTTCTTCACCGGCGTCGGCATGATCCCGGTGGACCGGGACGGCGCGAACGGCGGGGTCGCGGCCCTGATGACCGGCCGCCGTGTACTGGAGGAGGGCAGGGTCTTCGGGATCTACCCCGAGGGCACCCGTTCCCCCGACGGGCGGCTGTACCGGGGGCGTACGGGCATCGCCCGGCTCACCCTGATGACCGGGGCGCCGGTGGTGCCGTTCGCCATGATCGGCACGGACAAGCTCCAGCCGGGCGGGAAGGGCTTCCCCCGGCCGGGGAAGGTCACCGTGCGGTTCGGTGAGCCGATGGAGTTCTCCCGGTACGAGGGGATGGACCGGGACCGGTACGTGCTCCGTGCCGTGACGGATTCCGTGATGGCCGAGGTCATGCGGTTGTCCGGGCAGGAGTACGTGGACATGTACGCCACCAAGGCCAAGGCCGCTTGA